In Spinacia oleracea cultivar Varoflay chromosome 5, BTI_SOV_V1, whole genome shotgun sequence, a single window of DNA contains:
- the LOC110784420 gene encoding uncharacterized protein translates to MAGARSLFFGSPLLLSPLAVLYIKKEFNLQSAPTLEGLIVTMALVGATLITTCCGPISDRVGRRPMMIISSLCYFYFNKAPTYFQTTIDELRERWISYVIEYHQSNNDEDEDYDDDNLVYLS, encoded by the exons ATGGCAGGAGCTAGATCTTTGTTCTTTGGATCccctctccttctctctccttt GGCTGTTTTATATATCAAGAAAGAATTCAACTTGCAGAGTGCACCAACTTTGGAAGGCTTAATTGTGACTATGGCACTAGTTGGAGCAACTCTGATCACAACATGTTGCGGACCGATTTCAGATCGTGTTGGTCGTCGCCCTATGATGATTATCTCATCTCTCTGTTACTTT TATTTTAACAAAGCTCCCACGTATTTTCAAACTACGATTGACGAGCTAAGGGAGAGGTGGATCTCATACGTTATCGAATATCACCAATCAAATaacgatgaagatgaagattatGATGACGATAATCTAGTGTACTTAAGCTAG